The region ctgggggggggaggtctcctctgtcattgtgtgtgtgtgtgcgcgcgctggggggggggaggtctcctctgtcattgtgtgtgtgctggggggggggggaggtctcctctgtcattgtgtgtgtgtgtgtgtgtgtgtgtgcgctggggggggggaggtctcctctgtcattgtgtgtgtgtgtgctgggggggggggggaggtctcctctgtcattgtgtgctggggggggggaggtctcctctgtcattgtgtgctggggggggggaggtctcctctgtcattgtgtgctgggggggggggaggtctcctctgtcattgtgtgctgggggggggggaggtctcctctgtcattgtgtgctggggggggggaggtctcctctgtcattgtgtgctggggggggggaggtctcctctgtcattgtgtgtgtgtgtgtgctgggggggggaggtctctgtcattgtgtgtgtgtgtgtgtgtgtgtgtgtgtgtgctggggggggggacGTCTCccctgtcattgtgtgtgtgtgctgggggggggaggtctcctctgtcattgggtgtgtgtgtgtgtgtgctgggggggggaggtctcctctgtcattgtgtgtgtgtgtgtgtgtgtgctggggggggggaggtctcctctgtcattgtgtgctggggggggggaggtctcctctgtcattgtgtgtgtgctggggggggggaggtctcctctgtcattgtgtgtgtgctggggggggaggtctcctctgtcattgtgtgtgtgtgtgctggggggggggaggtctcctctgtcattgtgtgtgtgtgctgggggggggggaggtctcctctgtcattgtgtgtgtgtgtgctggggggggggggagaggtctcctctgtcattgtgtgtgtgtgtgctggggggggggagaggtctcctctgtcattgtgtgtgtgtgtgtgtgtgtgtgtgtgggggggggggggggaggtctcctgtcattgtgtgtgtgcggggggggggggggggaggtctcctgtcattgtgtgtgtgcggggggggaggtctcctgtcattgtgtgtgcgggggggggggggaggtctcctgtcattgtgtgtgcggggggggggaggtctcctgtcattgtgtgtgtgcgggggggggaggtctcctgtcattgtgtgtgtgcggggggggggggaggtctcctgtcattgtgtgtgtgtgggggggggaggtctcctgtcatcgtgtgtgtgggggggggaggtctcctgtcatcgtgtgtgtgggggggggaggtctcctgtcattgtgtgtgtgtgtgtgtggggggggggaggtctcctgtcattgtgtgtgtgtgggggggggggaggtctcctgtcattgtgtgtgtgtgtgtgtgtgtgtgggggggaggtctcctgtcattgtgtgtgtgtgggggggaggtctcctgtcattgtgtgtgtgtgtgtgtgtgcgggggggggggggaggtctcctgtcattgtgtgtgtgtgtgtgcggggggggggggaggtctcctgtcattgtgtgtgtgcggggggggggagggaggtctgtcattgtgtgtgtgtgtggaggtctcctctgtcattgtgtgtgtgtgtgtgtggggggggggggaggtctcctctgtcattgtgtgtgtgtgggggggggggaggtctcctctgtcattgtgtgtgtgtgcgggggggggggggaggtctcctctgtcattgtgtgtgtgtgcgggctggggggggggggaggtctcctctgtcattgtgtgtgtgtgtgtgctgggggggggggaggtctcctctgtcattgtgtgtgtgtgctgggggggaggtctcctctgtcattgtgtgtgtgtgtgctggggggggggaggtctcctctgtcattgtgtgctggggggggaggtctcctctgtcattgtgtgctgggggggggaggtctcctctgtcattgtgtgctgggggggggggaggtctcctctcattgtgtgtgtgtgctgggggggggaggtctcctctgtcattgtgtgtgtgtgtgtgtgtgtgtgtgtgtgtgtgcgctggggggggggaggtctcctctgtcattgtgtgtgcgctggggggggggaggtctcctctgtTATTGTGagtgtgtgtgctggggggggggaggtctcctctgtcattgtgtgtgtgtgtgtgctggggggggggaggtctcctctgtcattgtgtgtgtgtgtgtgtgtgtgtgctggggggggggaggtctcctctgtcattgtgtgctggggggggggaggtctcctctgtcattgtgtgtgtgtgtgtgtgtgcgtgtgctgggggggggaggtctcctctgtcattgtgtgctgggggggggggaggtctcctctgtcattgtgtgtgcgctggggggggggaggtctcctctgtcattgtgtgtgtgctgggggggggggaggtctcctctgtcattgtgtgtgtgtgcgctgggggggggggaggtctcctctgtcattgtgtgtgtgtgcgctggggggggggaggtctcctctgtcattgtgtgtgtgtgctgggggggggagatctcctctgtcattgtgtgtgtgtgtgtgcgctggggggggggaggtctcctctgtcattgtgtgctgggggggggggaggtctcctctgtcattgtgtgctggggggggggggaggtctcctctcactgtgtgtgtgtgctgggggggggaggtctcctctgtcattgtgtgtgtgtgcgcgcgctggggggggggaggtctcctctgtcattgtgtgtgtgctggggggggggggaggtctcctctgtcattgtgtgtgtgtgtgtgtgtgtgtgtgcgctggggggggggaggtctcctctgtcattgtgtgtgtgtgtgctggggggggggggaggtctcctctgtcattgtgtgctggggggggggaggtctcctctgtcattgtgtgctgggggggggggaggtctctgtcattgtgtgctgggggggggaggtctcctctgtcattgtgtgctgggggggggggtctcctctgtcattgtgtgtgtgtgtgctggggggggaggtctctgtcattgtgtgtgtgtgtgtgtgtgtgctggggggggggaggtctcccctgtcattgtgtgtgtgtgctgggggggggaggtctcctctgtcattgggtgtgtgtgtgtgtgtgtgctgggggggggggaggtctcctctgtcattgtgtgtgtgtgtgtgtgtgctggggggggggaggtctcctctgtcattgtgtgctggggggggggaggtctcctctgtcattgtgtgtgtgctgggggggggaggtctcctctgtcattgtgtgtgtgctgggggggggaggtctcctctgtcattgtgtgtgtgtgtgcgctggggggggggaggtctcctctgtcattgtgtgtgtgtgctggggggggggaggtctcctctgtcattgtgtgtgtgctgggggggggggaggtctcctctgtcattgtgtgtgtgtgtgctggggggggggagaggtctcctctgtcattgtgtgtgtgtgtgtgtgctggggggggggagaggtctcctctgtcattgtgtgtgtgtgtgtgtgtgtgtgtggggggggggaggtctcctgtcattgtgtgtgtgcgggggggggggggaggtctcctgtcattgtgtgtgtgcggggggggggaggtctcctgtcattgtgtgtgcggggggggggaggtctcctgtcattgtgtgtgtgcgggggggggaggtctcctgtcattgtgtgtgtgcgggggggggggaggtctcctgtcattgtgtgtgtgtgggggggggaggtctcctgtcatcgtgtgtgtgggggggggaggtctcctgtcatcgtgtgtgtgggggggggaggtctcctgtcattgtgtgtgtgtgtgggggggggaggtctcctgtcattgtgtgtgtgtgtgggggggggaggtctcctgtcattgtgtgtgtgtgtgggggggggaggtctcctgtcattgtgtgtgtgtgtgtgggggggggaggtctcctgtcattgtgtgtgtgtgtgtgggggggggggaggtctcctgtcattgtgtgtgtgtgggggggaggtctcctgtcattgtgtgtgtgtgggggggaggtctcctgtcattgtgtgtgtgtgtgtgtgtgcgggggggggggggaggtctcctgtcattgtgtgtgtgtgcggggggggggggaggtctcctgtCATTGTatgtgtgcggggggggggggagggaggtctgtcattgtgtgtgtgtgtggaggtctcctctgtcattgtgtgtgtgtgtgtgtgggggggggggaggtctcctctgtcattgtgtgtgtgtggggggggggaggtctcctctgtcattgtgtgtgtgtggggggggggggaggtctcctctgtcattgtgtgtgtgtgcggggggggggggggaggtctcctctgtcattgtgtgtgtgtgcggggggggggggaggaggtttcctctgtcattgtgtgtgtgtgtgtgtgtgtgtgtgtgctgggggggaGGTTTCctgtgtgtgtgctgggggggaGGTTTCCTGTGTGTGTGTTGGGGCGGGGGAGGTTTCCTCTGTCATTGTGTGCGCGCTTGGGGGGGAGGGGGTCTCCTCTGTGTGCTGGGGGAGGGGTAGAGGGTCTCTCCTGTGTGTGCATCTGCACCTTTCCCTCTCTCCTCATCCTGCGCCATTTCTCAGCTGTCGCTCTCAGACCCCCTGTGTCCTGCCCTTGGCCCGGAGCCATTGTGTGGGGGGGGGTCTGTGTAGGGGTCACAGCTGTGACATGTCCTGGCGTTTTCTCCACTGTCCCATTCACCAGCTGTCGGTGGTGGAGGGTCACTTTATGGCCGTTATCTGTTCTGGTGTATCCCCCCTCAGTTGCCCTGGTAGCAGCTTCCCCCTCCCTGCCTGTGCGGTCACTGGGGTGTGTCTGATGACGCCGCTTGTCCTGGATTACTTTTCCAATTTGTCCTTTAATCTTGAGTCGCGAGTCCTGATGATGCATCACATAATGCTCCATTAAGGTGACCTGTCATGTTGATGATAGCCTATGATCTGCAGGCGgggtgttatagagcaggaggaggtcATTAGAcgcatacgtttttttttttttatcattaaagtttcagtaaaacttgtaTTTTCTTTGaactccctggtgtttgtatgtgaaggagtccagtgggcggtgctactagtgattgacagtctGACAGCTATATCTACATGCAAAGTGCAGGGAAATCACTAGTAGCACCGACCACTGGACTCCTATACAAACACCAGGAATGTCAATGAAGAATGTGTTTTTCTGAGACTTCCATAAAAATGTCCATTGTGGTCAGCGTCTCCTTCTCTATAACATGCTGTCCAGGACGGTATATACTATAGATAGACATGGCCACCATTAACGAGAGGTAAATGCACCGTAAGGGGGTCTCTGGGGAGGAGAAGCCAGACCCCTCGCTATGGGCACAGATGAAGATGTGGAGGGAGGGTGCGATGTGTATTGACTCATCATTGTGCTTTCCTCTCTCCCCCTGCAGACTCTGTACACGTACCCTGATAACTGGAGGGCATACAAGCCCCTCATCGCTGCTCAGTATTCGGGGTTTCCCATCACCGTTGCTTCCTCTGCCCCAGAATTCCAGTTCGGTGTCACTAATAAAACGCCTGAATTCTTGAAGAAGTTTCCTCTGGGGAAGGTGAGCAATGCTGGGTCTTGGTGCTCTCCGCAGCCGGTTCATGGCGGGTTGTACTGATGTTGCTCCTTTATGGAGGGGGATCGTGCACATTATATCGGGGTGCTGATCTGTAGGACACCAGGCAGGCATCACACTGACCAACCTGATGTTCTTCCTCTTAGGTTCCAGCGTTTGAGGGTAATGACGGCTTCTGTCTGTTTGAGAGCAGCGCCATCGCTCACTATGGTAAGACCGGTGTGTGCTTCTCCGTAGCCTAAACGGGCGCCGTgtgttgtgtatatgtatgtgtaaccCTATTTCTCCCACTCTGATTTTCCCCAGTGGGTAACGATGATCTCCGTGGAGGATCTCGTATAGACCAGGCCCAGGTCCTCCAATGGGTCAGTTTTGCAGACAACCACATTGTCCCTCCGGCTAGTGCCTGGGTTTTCCCAACTCTGGGGATCATGCAGTTCAACAAGCAGGTATGATGTTGGCTTCCAGAAAGATATGGTAAAAAGAAAGTGCACTTTACCTGGTCTTCGTATGTGGCCGTTCACTTCTTCTAGGGCCCCAAATTATGTTCAGCGTTTTGGCTTCCCCCCAATTTAATCAGTGCGTTTTCAGCTGTTGCACGGTCCTATACCCTGACTGTCCATAGAAGATAGACAAACATCTGATTGTCTTCCAGTTGTAGAAAATGCAGTGTTACTTATGGATAACCTGCTGGATTTTAATCTACAAATGGTGCTTGagactctttaaaggggttgtccactacatggACAACCTGTTCTCATTCCTCTTATTTGGCCCTGTTAAAAGTAAAAGCACCTATACTCGCCCCCAGTGTCTGTGCCATTCCAAGAGTGTTGGCACTAGCATTCCTGGGAACAACGGCGCccgctgattgggtgcagggcttgTAACAATCTCACATGAGCACCAGGAACGCAAGTTCTAACGCCTCTGAAATGGCACCAGGGATGAGTATAGGTGTTGGATGAGTATAGGTGTTGGATGAGTATAGGTGTTGGATGAGTATAGGTGTTGGATGAGTATAGGTGTTGGATGAGTATAGGTGTTGGATGAGTATAGGTGTTGGATGAGTATAGGTGTTGGATGAGTATAGGTGTTGGATGAGTATAGGTGTTGGATGAGTATAGGTGTTGGATGAGTATAGGTGTTGGATGAGTATAGGTGTTGGATGAGTATAGGTGTTGGATGAGTATAGGTGTTGGATGAGTATAGGTGTTGGATGAGTATAGGTGTTTCTATTTTAacagggccaaacatgaggaatgagaaggggttgtccaagtagtggaccacCCCTTTTAATTCATCGCTTGCTGTAGCATAAGTTGAGGATTTGCTAAGGACTTTAAATCTGCAATATTTCATTGACCCTTTGCTGCAAAAAAGGCAAAATGCATGTTGCACCTTTTTGGTTTGCGGAGTCCATAGTGCTAAATAATGCAGTGGATATGGCAGTGGTAAGATTAATTCCCATATAACCTCTTCGCCGATGACCTAACGGTGATGCTTGCATGTAACAATGCATCTAAGTCAGCGTGGTCTTGTGACTATTGCAGGTAGCGTGCATCCAGTCTTTACATTAAGTTTCTCCAACTTTTCGGGTTGGCAGCTTGTCTTGAGAATTGCAGTTGTGTGACAGGTCGTGGTGTAACCCTGGCACAAAGAGGATGCACACATATAGCCTAACCAGCCCTTTATCCTGTTGGTCACCTAAACATATTGAACAAAAAAGTATACGTTTCGTTTTTCTTATGCATGTTAgtcctttgactagtcgatgggatgTTTGGATGGAGGGCTGGTTAGGTGGGGGGCCTGGTTAGGTGGGGGGCCTGCctggttccctttaaaactacTGCGGTTTGCGGAGTGGTAGAAAAGGAAACCACATGGAAGCCTGTACCTGAATATGAAGGGTGAATGTATTTCTTTGTCTGCTGCTCCCTGTAAGCATATAATTAGTCTTATTATTCTTTATTAGGCTACAGAACAAGCCAAGGAGGAGGTGAAGCTCATCTTGGCCACCTTAGATGCTCATCTTCGGACTCGGACTTTCTTGGTTGGGGAGAGGATCACGCTGGCTGACGTCGCAGTTACGTGCTCCCTCCTGTGGCTTTACAAACAGGTGTGTTCTTCCTCAATCCTCCCATCCAATTCTTTATGGATGATGGCTCTTTCCGTACTCTAAATGTCAGCGATATCCAGATGCCTGCGTGATTGACTTCCAGAATCTGTGCTGATCTCCGGAATTGCTTCCCAAAGGTCTTGGATCCTTCGTTCCGCCAGCCTTTCGGTAATGTCACAAGATGGTTTATAACCTGTGTGAACCAGCCCCAGTTCCATGCAGTGTTGGGAGAAGTGAAGCTGTGCGACAAGATGGCTCAGTTTGATGGTGAGGGattttcttgttgtttttttttgtttgtttgtttttttttttaaatttttttattatacCTATTGAAGGTAGAATTGTTGCTGCCATATGTTTTCCTGTGCAGCCCATTCTGCTTCATGGGAAATCATCAGCTTTTATTCAATTACTGCAGTATATCCAACACATGAGCAAATGAACGCAGGTCCAAATTATTAAATATACCCATGTGCTAAACGTGATCAAGAAGAACAATTAAATGCCTAAATTGGGGGGGGTTCGGTCACCCACCTTATTTCCCttcctctccccccaaaaaaaaaaaatgttatggttcCTGGAAGGAGGggaacaggaaaaaaaatggatgCAAAATTGGTCGCGGGAGGACAGATTTGATTTGGGTTTTTGCATTACCCACCACTGCCAACTATCTGTGACCTCTAGTATTGCAGCTCATGTCCACTGACTTGACTGGGGATGAGCTGCAGAATGCACTTGTTGCACATCGTACACTAGACGGTCACTTGATATTTGCTGTCAGATGTGGCACAGAACGTGTGCAAATAATTGTAACCTATTTTCTGGCATTTTGGTATAAACCTTTTTATAGGGCTGTGTGCACACTGACTTGCATGAAAAGTTTGCAGCATCTGCATTATGTGATATTGATGATCAAACCCTTTTACTATACACGATAAATGATTAATATCAGATGCGGGTTAgacctccaccgatcagctgttatctttGGCGGCTGGATGTAAAGCTCCTTTCAATGTGTAGTGGCCGCTGCCAACTCAAGACGATAGgaaagcctaaaggtaccgtcacactcagcgacgctgcggtgatatagacaacaacctaaactagatcgctggagcgtctctgtttaggtcgctgtagagacgtcaaacacagcaactccagaacgatgccggagcgatccagtgacgtaacggcgactcacttctcgttctcgctggttgatagctccatgtctggcattgctggcgttgttgcttttgatgtcaaacatgacgatacacgccgacctggcgacgaaataaagttctggacttctagctctgaccagcgatggcacagcgggatccagatcgctgctgcgtgtcaaactcaacgagatcgctatccaggacgctgcaacgtcacggattgttgtcgttctcgttgcggagtgtgacggtaccttaagacttgtGCGGGTTCAAGAGGGCATTGGCCACTTGTAGATCCTCGATCCTTTATGGAGGCACTGGTAGTCCCAGCAAACCTTTAGGACTGTTTTTACTATAAAATGCTTACATGTTGTCTGTGTGTATTTTACAGCTAAGAAGTTTGCAGAACTGCAGCCTAAGAAAGAGACCCCCAAGAAAGAGAAACCCCCCAAGGAGCAGAAGAAAGAAAAGGAGGAAAAGAAGCCTGCACCTCCCCCAGCACCGGCCACAGAGGAGGACCTGGATGAGTCTGAAAAGGCTCTAGCAGCGGAGCCCAAGTCAAAGGACCCCTATGCTCACCTCCCGAAGAGGTAAGGGGCTTATACCCCACCTTCTATCCCAGTGCTACTGTTTCCTTGTTATCCTGTGCTTGATTCATAGCAGGAATTTCTGCAATGGTAAATTGGTTTCTGCATGCCAATGGGTGGTCTCTGTGGCCTAAACATGGGTCTGCTCCTCTGTCCTGTGCCATCTGTATACTGAAATGTACCCACAGGCTAGTGTGCAGAGATGAGGATGTAGATTCAGATCATTGGCATTGGACAAACTTCTGCAGTTGATCTCCTATTCACTTCAATGGGAGATGAGGTTCGGTACCTGACAGTGGGCGCTAAACAATTTACTAATCTGCTGTTCAGCCACTCTTACATTGTGTGCTGTGGGAGCAGCGCACTACTGAACAATGGGGGTGCCAGGTGCTGGACCCCCCCACCCATCTGATGGGGATGACCTGCCATCAATATAGATGGCATGGAAACCCGGGGGAATCTAGTTTTACCACTGTGTGGCTGCCGTGACGGAAGATGTATAGCCTGCGCACGCTCAGCCGTCTGTCAGTGGTAAAATCTGGACTTCAGCTGGCTGTGTGTGTACTAGGCCGAGCTTTTCACTACACTGAAAACCTAAAAACTGCAAGGATGGCAGGTTGGGGCTTATTCACACGTAGCAATTTTTGCTGGCAACCCCCTCCACAGTTTATAGTAGTAGCAAATTTTGTTTTCGAAAATCTGATTAACACTGCATGTTTTCAGCTGATGTTTAACTGcagcaagtctttttttttttttttttttttttaaccgcgtTTTGCTGTCGTTTTTTTTCATCCATTAAAGTGAAtgtcctaaataaaaaaaacacacaatgcagGGCAGCACATCAAAACCCAATGTGTGAATATATTCGAAGACTTTTACAGTTGCAGGCGAGTCCGACAATGACGACACTAGACGTCTGCTGCATATCGGCCACCAAAtgcaaaagttgtttttttttctttttttaaattagatgatatattttaaccccttcacccccggagctttttccgttttcgtttttcgctcccctccttcccagagccataacttttttatttttccgtcaatttggccatgtgagggcttattttttgcgggacgagttgtacttttgaacgacatcattggttttagcatgtcgtgtactagaaaacgggaaaaaaattccaagtgcagtgaaattgcaaaaaaagtgcaatcccacacttgttttttgcttgcctattttgctaggttcactaaatgctaaaactgacctgccattatgattctccaggtcactacgagttcatagacacctaacatgactaggttatttttcacctaagtggtgaaaaaaaattccaaactttgcaaaaaacaaaattgcgccattttccgatactcgtagcgtctccatttttcgtgatctggggtcaggtgagggcttattttttgcgtgccgagctggcgtttttaatgatagcattttggtgtagatacgttcttttgatcgcccgttattgcattttaatgcaatgtcgtggcgaccaaaaaacgtaaatctggcgtttcgaatttttttctcattacgccatttagcgatcaggttaatgcttttttttttattgatagatcgggcgattctgaacgcggcgataccaaatatgtgtaggtagggggttttttttattgatttattttgattggggcgaaaggggggtgatttaaacttttatttttattttttttttttcacatttttaaaaacttttttttttacttttgccatgcttctatagcctccatgggaggctagaagcaggcacagcccgatcggctctgctacataacagcgatcatcagatcgctgttatgtaggagaattgcaggtgtgctgtgagcgccgaccacagggtggcgctcacagccctcggcgatcagtaaccatagaggtctcaaggacctctatggtcacaatggaggagcatcgccgacccccgatcatgtgacgggggtcggcgatgcgctcatatccggccgcacggccggatgcggtagttaaatgccgctgtctgcgtttgacagcggcatttaactagttaatagcggcgggtgatcgcgatttcacccgccgctatt is a window of Ranitomeya variabilis isolate aRanVar5 chromosome 2, aRanVar5.hap1, whole genome shotgun sequence DNA encoding:
- the EEF1G gene encoding elongation factor 1-gamma, whose translation is MAGGTLYTYPDNWRAYKPLIAAQYSGFPITVASSAPEFQFGVTNKTPEFLKKFPLGKVPAFEGNDGFCLFESSAIAHYVGNDDLRGGSRIDQAQVLQWVSFADNHIVPPASAWVFPTLGIMQFNKQATEQAKEEVKLILATLDAHLRTRTFLVGERITLADVAVTCSLLWLYKQVLDPSFRQPFGNVTRWFITCVNQPQFHAVLGEVKLCDKMAQFDAKKFAELQPKKETPKKEKPPKEQKKEKEEKKPAPPPAPATEEDLDESEKALAAEPKSKDPYAHLPKSSFIMDEFKRKYSNEDTLSVALPYFWEHFDKEGWSIWYSEYSFPSELTQSFMSCNLITGMFQRLDKLRKTGFASVILFGTNNDSSISGVWVFRGQDLAFTLSEDWQIDYESYNWRKLDPDSEECKTLVKEYFCWEGEFKHVGKPFNQGKIFK